From the genome of Numenius arquata chromosome 9, bNumArq3.hap1.1, whole genome shotgun sequence:
CGAGAAGAAGTTGCAACGAAACCACCTATTCAGGGCAGTAAGTTCTCAGAAGTAcctggggatgaggaggaagCATCTGGTGATCTCGTATCTCCAGAAGAAGAATTCATGATACCAGTAACAGAGACAGCCACTGTGTCTACTCTGGGGAGAGCAATGGAAAGCGTAGTAACTGCGGGGCCTGAGATGACTGCGAGTAACACTCCTGTGAGGAAAATCTCTCTCCTGGTTCCAGACGCAGTaactcccctgccctctccttttTCACAGTCTGTGTCATCTGACAGCAGAAGGCCACAACCATACCTAAAACCTACAATTACAAGCTCATGGGAAAGACCCGACTTAAGTCAAATATCAGCAAATGGTATAAAACAAACAACTGTATCAAATGGAGCAAGTAAAACATCTACACTCTTCCCTGCTGAGCAAAGGCTGGTATATTCTGGGGAAGGTAATAATCACCATTTAAAATCTGTATCTACGACACCCATGACAGATGTTACAGACACCAGCAAGTCCGTAACTTCCCAGAACACAGTGGACAAGCTACATGTTTTTACTGAGTCTATTGATAAGATTTCCACCAAAACAGATCACCAGATACTTGTAGTGACAGTCAGTGAGCCAAGTCCTGAATTTGATCACATATATTTTCACAGTACTCCGAAACAAGTAACTCCTAAGCCACCATTGGACTCAGCTGTCATTACTCATCAGCAAATTCAGGTTATTCAGGATGTGAGAACTCATACAGCCCAGGCCCAGAAGCAATATGGAAGACGAAGGAAAATTTCTGGTAGGAGACGAATTGTTAGACCAGGACGTATTCCAAGTATGAAAGAACACAGATACAATTTTGGGAGGCCAGGGTTTGTCAGAGGAAGTACAGCTGTCTCTGCAGATGTTCAAGTGAATATGAAATATGTATCAAACATaccaattttaaataatttaagcagCTCTATCGACTCATTTAGCCCAGAAGCACCTCTGTCCTCCCCCTCTACCATGAATACGCCATTGGAGCACACAGCAGGTACTCATCAAAACACAGCATTcctcagggaagagaaaaacaaagctagTGCAAGGCAAAAAGCTACTGCAACAGTAATGCCTTTAATTACAAAAGGCACCCATGATACTCCTCAACGGAAATTAGACACCAGCACTTCATTTCAAACAACTACTGATACAGTCCAACCTTTTAGTGTCAGACAACCAACAATGGCAACCCATACAGCTCATATTACAACAGAAATTACACATACCATAAGCACTGAGGGATCTTCTACCCTTGAATCAGTCTCACCCAGCATTAAGCCTAGAACCTCAGCAAAAAATTCTCAAGCAGGAAATATTACTTGGGAACGTCTGTTTGGAAATGATGCACAAAAAGAGATCCTTCTTCAGAAGCTACCAACCCAACAGACAGATGTGTTTCTATCAACAGAGGTATTGACCATGCTTCCTAAAACTACGGCAGCATTATCTATGTCCAAAATGTCTCCCTTGGACTTTATGCCTACTTCAACAAGTGGGTATCACAGCAGTGGTTTATTGTCTTTAAACAAGCCCTTTCATTATGGCAGTAGTAAATCAGAAGAACATCTTCCCACGTCAAAACTGCAGTCTTACTCTAATCCTGCAACTAGTGCAACCAAAGAAACGGATGTAGCAAGTTTGAAGCCAACAGCGACACCTATTATTACTCCTCAAACTGACACCAGAATCACCAAAAGTAAAACACTCAGAGTGGGAAGAAAGCGAGgtcacaggaggaagaggccCCCTAAAACATCTCCTTCACAAAGCGTGACTGCCGGCCACAGCATCGCAGCGGCTCCCGCTGTGAATGCAGCCACGCCTGTCGTGACAACAACTACATCACTGACTATGCCTACAGGTCCTACCCCTGCAAAACCTGTCTCTGAGAGTGCAGGCGCAGCCTCGGTGACAGAAATGCCAGCACTGTGGAGCCTTAACACAGCAGAGGCACCTCAGCACGTGCCTACAGCAGCCACGCAGACGTCAGTGACCCCTGTTACACAGAAGAACACCCCGTCAGCACCCGATACTCCTATTGCTTGGAGCCCCACCACCACAAGTCAAACCACATCACTGCTTTCAAAGCCTTTCAGCATCACAACTGTGAGACCTGCCACAGTCTGTGCAGCATCTGGGTCAGAACCTGCTCAGCAAATCAAAGCCACCACAACAGCAGGTGAAAAATCACACCTGAAAATGGAAGAGAGAGTTATCCAAGGAAACCACGTTGCACAGCCTACATTCCCAGCAAGAACCGAGTCAAGTGCCAGAGCTCCTGCTGCATCCACAGCTATGTCTCCTCCCAGTGCTCAgcatcccaccccaccaccagctcTAACAGCAGTTGTGCTGCCTGCACGTACTGTGAGAACCACTGCGCCTCCGTCAGGAGAGATGAAATTCTGGCAGAGGCCCTCTGCTAAAGTCACAGAGGGAGGCAACACATCAACTGTCAATACACTGACCATACCATCACGGATCACAACTGCGTATGCTCCTCTGTGGGGGAAGGACAAGGACAGTTCTGTAAAAGGCTGGTCGGAAAAGAGACAAGATCAAGGAACTACCACAAACAATCCTAGAGCCTTGGACACTTTAAGCAGAAATCATTTTGCAAAGCCCAGAATAATTGGAGGCAAATTAGCTGCTTTCACTGTACTAGCTAATTCAGATGCTTTTATTCCTTGTGAAGCTACTGGTAACCCCCGTCCAACAATACAGTGGACCAAGATATCATCAGGTAAGCTTGAGAAACCTCTTTAGAATTTACCTCCTATTATAGCCTTGGCAGATGTTTTGTGTGCCAAACACAAGTACTGCTTCATTAGGAGTAACGTGAAGTATCAGTGAAAAGATGAAGTTggaaacagtgaaaaagaaagataTCCCAGCACACTTGCTGGAGTGGCGTACTACTAATTATGAAACAGTtctttaggggggaaaaaaaggaaatatatgatCTATATTTAACTATAATTCTGTGCTTATTATGAGAAGATTTCAATATTTATTGTATATTACCTGCTATTTCAGAACAGTGagacaagtgaaaagaaaaatctgtctgtGGCAACAAACCATCAAATCAAGTTTAAGCTATgccaaaatatatttgaatatgcAAAACCTAGTCACAACTACACCAAAGTATTTTTGGATATGTAAAGCCCCATCTGCTTTACCCAAACTTTGTCTCTAGTGAGGACtaagttttgtttttactttaaagcTTTGTCACTGTATATGcaaaatactattatttttctctttctcactaGTGTCTTAGTTATTTGGGCAAAGTAGACAGGGTAGGGAAAGTGTTTTCAAGGGCTGAGTACAAAGGAACAGAAGAGAGAGGTTATAACGTGCTGCGCTGTTGCCCCCTTGCTTCCGTAGGGACCGATGCTCTGAACGGCCGAGGCAACGGCAGATGGATGGTCTTTGCCAACGGCACACTCTCCATCGCCCGGGCGGGCCTGGAGGACCGGGGGCAGTACCTGTGCACCGCAGCCAACCCACACGGTGTGGCACGGCTCCTGGTCACCTTGTCAGTAGTGGCCTACCCACCCCGCATCACCGGTGGCAGGTGGCAGCTCCTCACCGCTCACTCTGGAAAGCCCGTGGCAGTGAAGTGCAGGGCTGAGGGCAGGCCTCCTCCCACCATCTCGTGGGTTCTAGCAAATAAAACACACATCTCTGACTCTTCTGCAGGAAATAGCAAAGTTCATGTGGAACCAGATGGCACTTTAATTATCAAGGAAGTCACTGTTTACGACAGGGGCCTTTACACATGCATGGCTAAAAACCCAGCAGGCACTGACACGCTGGTTGTAAAACTGCAGGTCATTGCAGCACCTCCCGCTATTCTGGAAGAGAAGAGACAACGTGTTGAAGGAATGATGGGGGAAAATTTGAAACTCCCTTGCACCGTGAAAGGGAATCCTCAGCCCACTGTCCACTGGGTCCTCTTTGATGGCACGGTGGTGAAACCTCTGCAGTTTGTAAACGCAAAGCTGTTCCTGTTCTCCAACGGTACCCTCCACCTCAGCAACATTGTCCCTTCTGACAGTGGGAATTACGAGTGCATCGCCACAAGCTCGACTGGCTCCGAAAGGAGGGTGGTAAGCCTCGTGGTGGAACACAGAGATACGCTTCCAAAAATAGCTACCGCCTCTCAAGAAATTACTCAGTTGAATTTTGGCGATAAGTTGCTTCTGAACTGCACAGCAACTGGGGAGCCAAAGCCCAGGATCATCTGGAGGTTACCTTCCAAGGCAGTTGTTGACCAGTGGCACAGGTAGGAgtcttcccctctctctcctccccccccaccccgaaacTTCAACCGCTGTCTTCTCTGGTGCTTATATAAGTGACTGTTACATCACTGAAACAATACATTGTGAAGTAAATTCACTTTTAAACTTTTAACAGTGGTGAAACATCTGTGATGTAGGTTTGTTATTATAGGTCTAATAACAGATCACATCAATTGTCGTAAGTGGGTAAGATCTTACCAAAATGGATACAAGTCATATTTGAATTAAGGAAACTGATGGTAATCATGCATTAGCTGAATTCTGTCATTTTGTAGGAGGTAAAGTTATTTATAGTAGAACTCAGGAGCAAGAGGCTTCTGTAGTCTCTGCCAAGTCTACCTTTGAGGACCTCCCCTCTATGCCTCCTCCCACAGTAACACTTCCCCTTTGCTTTGGGAGAGACAGTCccaggtcaggatgttcccatCAGGCTCATGAAAACTTACAGCGGGGCCAAGGGAGATCCAGGTCCGTGCCCTGCTGCAGGAAGGGCAGTCAGAGAGTCATCACTCGGTGCCAAGTGTCGTTGTGGACAACATGTGGCGGCACTGCCAGCTGCCCCCAGCTGAGGGCAAGTATTGCGGATTATCTGCAAGGAGAGGCAtgagagagaggagcagagcatggtgggGTGAGGGACGTAAGATTCAACAGGCTCATTCGTTCACAGAAGAGTTTTCAGCAGGGCAGAGGCGGCATCGTGCAGCTTTGCGCACCCGCGCAGAGTCAGCGAGCTCAGGCACACCCACGTAACAACTACATCAGGTTATAACCCTGCGGGGATGTGGACACAGTGCCTTTGGAGAGAGCTTCTGTATCCTGTTGTGCTGTTAATATTGTCGGTCACTTCCAGTGCTCTGTATTCACCTCCAGCATTTTTGTTCCGtaactcttttcctctttctccccctaCAACAGAATGGGAAGTCGAATCCGTGTCTACCCCAATGGATCCCTGGTTATTGAGGCAGTTACTGAAAAGGATGCAGGTGACTATTTGTGTGTCGCAAGAAACAAAATTGGCGATGATCTGATACTGATGAAAGTCAGCATCACAATGAAACCAGCCAAGATTGACCAGAAACAGTATTTCAAGAAACTGGTGCCATATGGAAAAGATTTCAGAGTGGACTGCAAGGCCTCTGGGTCACCCGCACCAGAAATATCCTGGGGTTTGCCAGATGGGACGGTGATCAATAATGCGATGCTGGCAGATGACAGTGGACACAGGTCTCGCAGATACGTCCTCTTTGACAATGGAACTCTGTATCTCAACAAAGTTGGAGTAACAGAAGGAGGAGACTATACCTGCTATGCTCAAAACACACTGGGAAGAGACGAAATGAAGATACGCATCACAGTCGTCATGGCAGCCCCTCAGATAAAGGACAATTACAAGACATACATTAAAGTGAAAGCTGGAGACACGGCATTACTGGACTGTGAAGCTGTTGGAGAACCCAAGCCAAAAATATTCTGGTTGCTGCCTTCCAGTGACATGATCTCCTCGTCAACAGACAGGCATTTCCTGCACGTCAACGGTTCTCTATCAGTCAGTCAAGTCAAACTGTTGGATGCTGGGGAGTATATGTGTGTCGCTCGTAACCCTGGAGGGGATGACACAAAACTGTATAAACTGGATGTTGCTGCTAAACCACCCATCATAAATGGTTTATACGCGAATAAAACAATCATGAAAGTGACAGCAGTGAGGCATTCAAAGAAACAAATCGACTGTAGAGCAGAAGGGACACCTTCCCCTCAGATTATGTGGATCATGCCTGATAATATTTTCCTAACGGCTCCATATTATGGGAGCAGGATTGTAGTACACAAAAATGGGACACTTGAGATTCGGAACATAAGGTCTTCTGACACAGCAGATTTTATCTGTGTGGCACGTAACGATGGGGGAGAGAGTATGTTGGTGGTGCAGCTGGAGGTATTAGAAATGCTAAGGCGGCCTATGTTTAAAAATCCattcaatgaaaaaataatagcaaaacctGGAAAAACCACCACATTGAATTGTTCTGTGGATGGAAACCCTCCACCTGACATAAGCTGGATGTTGCCTAATGGCACATGGTTTTCCAGCGGCATCAAGAGTTCCCAGTTTCTCACAGGTAGCAGTGGTACTCTGACCATCTATAATCCTGATAGAGACAAAGCAGGAAAGTATCGCTGTGCTGCCAGGAATAAAGTTGGGTACATTGAAAAGCTGATCATCTTGGAGGTTGGCCAGAAGCCCACTATTCTCACTCACCCAACGGGGCCAGTGAAGGGCATTAGCGGGGAGTCACTGTCACTTCACTGCCTGTCTGATGGGAGTCCCAAACCAAAAACAGCGTGGACTCTGCCGGGCGGCCACGTGCTGGATCGACCACAGATCAACAGGAAATACATCCTGCTGGAAAACGGGACTTTGGTTATACGAGAAGCCACCATTCACGACAGAGGAAGTTACGTGTGTAAGGCCCACAATAACGCCGGGGATTCCTCTATAACTGTTCCGGTCGTTATCGTAGCCTATCCCCCGAGGATTACCAACAGACCGCCACAGACCATACACACGATGCCTGGTGCAGCAGTTCAGCTCCACTGCATAGCGCTGGGAATACCAAAACCAGAGATCACCTGGGAATTACCTGACCACTCGGTGCTCTCTACAGATCACCACAGCCGAGCATCTGGGAGCCAACTGC
Proteins encoded in this window:
- the IGSF10 gene encoding immunoglobulin superfamily member 10; the protein is MKAIRRGRPWCLGTLLALCLAALPGCSACPRLCACYVPTEVHCTFRYFTAVPPHIPPNVERINLGYNSLLQLKGTDFSGLEKLELLMLHSNEINTIPDKVFSDLYSLQVLKMSYNKVRVLQQDVFYGLKSLVRLHMDHNEIEFVNPNVFYGLTSLRLVHLEGNLLKQLHPDTFVTLRYSQIFKISSMKHIYLSDNVLTSLPQEMFSYMSELESIYLHGNPWSCDCNLQWFAEWAKQRPDALKCKKDRSSGAQQCPVCASPKNHKGKGLVGIPSASLTCFKPAIHDSLKFKNLTVPDDGDLSSVSPKDFIAPIGSVVLNMTDQAGSRGNLVCNIQKPKEMSPISFDNNGNSTVLKTSFSAFLVCGIDYEHIQQLWSILALYSNSPLKLERNDLATNVPFISYKYKQIYSEKDELFTNIETELRAEPSWLMQSKVALQLDRTATTLNTLHIQYFTDAQITLPSTDRKQVRNNWTIISRDNKTQTEHTVLIGGTVELECQAVGEPAPAIEWILADGSKVKAPYISEDGRIIVVKTGTFTLRTADTFDTGLYHCIGTNYNDADTLTFRITVIDPYVEHNSVNGAKLSTFVGSTLYLPCTSTAAPDAAISWVLPQHVILHHSIRNKHIFDNGTLRIQGVTARDSGYFRCVAANQYGVDLLVFQVLVRKDETTLKKKLVAVGEWEEGDGSGNAMLASDTRQKHPLATPATLTAHQESAASASRNRIAQSARKRSSYGKITYRHYKDKISRRFRGDRRQFVSSARRVDPERWAAFLEKTKRNSTLIEKREEVATKPPIQGSKFSEVPGDEEEASGDLVSPEEEFMIPVTETATVSTLGRAMESVVTAGPEMTASNTPVRKISLLVPDAVTPLPSPFSQSVSSDSRRPQPYLKPTITSSWERPDLSQISANGIKQTTVSNGASKTSTLFPAEQRLVYSGEGNNHHLKSVSTTPMTDVTDTSKSVTSQNTVDKLHVFTESIDKISTKTDHQILVVTVSEPSPEFDHIYFHSTPKQVTPKPPLDSAVITHQQIQVIQDVRTHTAQAQKQYGRRRKISGRRRIVRPGRIPSMKEHRYNFGRPGFVRGSTAVSADVQVNMKYVSNIPILNNLSSSIDSFSPEAPLSSPSTMNTPLEHTAGTHQNTAFLREEKNKASARQKATATVMPLITKGTHDTPQRKLDTSTSFQTTTDTVQPFSVRQPTMATHTAHITTEITHTISTEGSSTLESVSPSIKPRTSAKNSQAGNITWERLFGNDAQKEILLQKLPTQQTDVFLSTEVLTMLPKTTAALSMSKMSPLDFMPTSTSGYHSSGLLSLNKPFHYGSSKSEEHLPTSKLQSYSNPATSATKETDVASLKPTATPIITPQTDTRITKSKTLRVGRKRGHRRKRPPKTSPSQSVTAGHSIAAAPAVNAATPVVTTTTSLTMPTGPTPAKPVSESAGAASVTEMPALWSLNTAEAPQHVPTAATQTSVTPVTQKNTPSAPDTPIAWSPTTTSQTTSLLSKPFSITTVRPATVCAASGSEPAQQIKATTTAGEKSHLKMEERVIQGNHVAQPTFPARTESSARAPAASTAMSPPSAQHPTPPPALTAVVLPARTVRTTAPPSGEMKFWQRPSAKVTEGGNTSTVNTLTIPSRITTAYAPLWGKDKDSSVKGWSEKRQDQGTTTNNPRALDTLSRNHFAKPRIIGGKLAAFTVLANSDAFIPCEATGNPRPTIQWTKISSGTDALNGRGNGRWMVFANGTLSIARAGLEDRGQYLCTAANPHGVARLLVTLSVVAYPPRITGGRWQLLTAHSGKPVAVKCRAEGRPPPTISWVLANKTHISDSSAGNSKVHVEPDGTLIIKEVTVYDRGLYTCMAKNPAGTDTLVVKLQVIAAPPAILEEKRQRVEGMMGENLKLPCTVKGNPQPTVHWVLFDGTVVKPLQFVNAKLFLFSNGTLHLSNIVPSDSGNYECIATSSTGSERRVVSLVVEHRDTLPKIATASQEITQLNFGDKLLLNCTATGEPKPRIIWRLPSKAVVDQWHRMGSRIRVYPNGSLVIEAVTEKDAGDYLCVARNKIGDDLILMKVSITMKPAKIDQKQYFKKLVPYGKDFRVDCKASGSPAPEISWGLPDGTVINNAMLADDSGHRSRRYVLFDNGTLYLNKVGVTEGGDYTCYAQNTLGRDEMKIRITVVMAAPQIKDNYKTYIKVKAGDTALLDCEAVGEPKPKIFWLLPSSDMISSSTDRHFLHVNGSLSVSQVKLLDAGEYMCVARNPGGDDTKLYKLDVAAKPPIINGLYANKTIMKVTAVRHSKKQIDCRAEGTPSPQIMWIMPDNIFLTAPYYGSRIVVHKNGTLEIRNIRSSDTADFICVARNDGGESMLVVQLEVLEMLRRPMFKNPFNEKIIAKPGKTTTLNCSVDGNPPPDISWMLPNGTWFSSGIKSSQFLTGSSGTLTIYNPDRDKAGKYRCAARNKVGYIEKLIILEVGQKPTILTHPTGPVKGISGESLSLHCLSDGSPKPKTAWTLPGGHVLDRPQINRKYILLENGTLVIREATIHDRGSYVCKAHNNAGDSSITVPVVIVAYPPRITNRPPQTIHTMPGAAVQLHCIALGIPKPEITWELPDHSVLSTDHHSRASGSQLLHPHGTLLIQNPQPSDSGAYKCTAKNHLGSDFTVTYIHVI